The following proteins are co-located in the Silene latifolia isolate original U9 population chromosome 1, ASM4854445v1, whole genome shotgun sequence genome:
- the LOC141598866 gene encoding glutathione reductase, chloroplastic yields MTSSRKMLRDGETNSAVDDNNIDHYDFDLFVIGAGSGGVRAARFSANFGAKVGICELPFHPISSEVVGGVGGTCVIRGCVPKKILVYGASFGSELEDAKNYGWELNDKIDFNWKKLLQKKTDEIIRLTNIYKRLLSNSGVKLYEGEGRVVGPNEVQVIQLDGTKLSYSAKHILIATGSRATSPDMPGQEFGITSDEALSLEDLPKHAVILGGGYIAVEFASIWRGMGVTVDLCFRKELPLRGFDDEMRAAVARNLEGRGVNLHPRTTLTEVVKTDRGVKVRTDHGEEIEADVVLFATGRSPNTKRLNLDAVGVELDRTGAVKVDEYSQTSVPSIWAIGDVTNRMNLTPVALMEGTCFAKTVFGGKPSKADYGHIPCAVFSIPPLSVVGLSEEEAIQQANGDILVFTSSFNPMKNTISQRQEKTVMKLVVDAETDKVLGASMCGPDAAEIMQGIAIALKCGATKAQFDSTVGIHPSAAEEFVTMREVTRRVPGAGKPKTNL; encoded by the exons ATGACCTCCTCCAGGAAGATGCTTCGTGACGGTGAAACTAATTCCGCAGTCGACGACAATAACATAGATCATTACGATTTTGATTTGTTCGTTATTGGCGCCGGTAGCGGTGGCGTTCGCGCTGCTCGTTTCTCTGCTAACTTCGGCGCTAAG GTTGGAATCTGTGAACTTCCTTTTCATCCGATTAGCTCTGAAGTTGTCGGGGGAGTTGGTGGAAC ATGTGTTATTCGTGGTTGTGTACCAAAAAAGATACTGGTGTATGGGGCATCCTTTGGCAGTGAACTTGAG GATGCAAAAAATTATGGGTGGGAGTTGAATGACAAAATTGACTTCAACTGGAAAAAGCTTTTGCAGAAGAAG ACTGATGAAATTATCAGGCTTACCAACATCTATAAGAGATTGCTGTCAAATTCTGGAGTCAAGCTATATGAAGGAGAAGGAAGAGTTGTTGGTCCTAATGAAGTGCAAGTGATACAGCTAGATGGCACAAAGTTGTCTTATTCAGCAAAGCACATATTGATCGCAACTGGAAGCCGTGCCACGAGTCCTGATATGCCTGGACAG GAGTTTGGCATAACGTCTGATGAGGCGTTGAGCTTGGAGGATCTCCCTAAGCATGCAGTGATACTCGGGGGAGG TTACATTGCTGTTGAATTCGCTTCTATATGGCGTGGGATGGGCGTCACCGTGGATCTCTGTTTCAGGAAGGAGCTTCCATTGAG AGGCTTTGATGATGAAATGAGGGCTGCTGTAGCAAGAAATTTGGAAGGAAGAGGAGTTAACTTGCATCCTAGAACTACTCTAACAGAG GTGGTGAAAACTGACCGTGGCGTTAAAGTTCGTACTGATCatggtgaagaaattgaggcTGATGTTGTGCTTTTTGCCACTG GTCGTTCTCCTAATACAAAGAGGTTGAATTTGGATGCTGTTGGCGTGGAACTTGACAGAACAGGAGCTGTGAAG GTCGATGAATATTCACAGACCAGTGTACCAAGCATTTGGGCCATCGGTGATGTTACAAACCGAATGAACCTTACACCCGTGGCTTTGATGGAAGGAACTTGTTTTGCT AAAACGGTATTTGGGGGCAAGCCGAGCAAAGCTGATTACGGTCATATACCGTGTGCAGTGTTTAG CATACCACCTCTGTCTGTGGTTGGGCTTAGTGAGGAGGAAGCTATACAGCAAGCAAATGGTGATATTTTGGTTTTCACATCATCATTTAATCCGATGAAGAACACTATTTCACA GAGACAAGAAAAAACGGTTATGAAGCTTGTTGTCGATGCTGAGACGGATAAAGTGCTTGGTGCGTCAATGTGTGGCCCTGATGCAGCTGAAATTATGCAG GGAATTGCTATAGCATTGAAATGTggagcaacaaaggcacaatTTGATAGCACG GTGGGCATCCATCCTTCTGCCGCAGAAGAATTTGTGACAATGCGGGAAGTGACAAGACGTGTTCCTGGGGCAGGCAAGCCGAAGACCAATCTTTGA